One genomic window of Ziziphus jujuba cultivar Dongzao chromosome 4, ASM3175591v1 includes the following:
- the LOC125421931 gene encoding glutamate receptor 1.2 isoform X1: MKMDMESKRKNLTILIFAIFFFNLVGQKLCGGTERRRQTEVHVGVILDMDSKQGKIIHSCVSMAISNFYSLHNNYATKLVLHTRDSKGQLLQLVSSALNLLDKVKVEAIIGAQTIMEANFLAELGEKAGIPTISLSEFSPLLSRKYPFLVQSTQDETSQFKGIVALIEAFNWRYVILIYEDSDFGKDILSNIIYSFHQNNINIIYKMTITNPCTDEKIIEELHKLMTFQSTVFIVHVSQGLLAQLVVNAKKIGMMNKGYAWLLTATTMNLLHFVVDTSVIESMQGIIGFKSYIPKSKDLYNLTSTLRRRIYIEDPFMEVMELNANGIWAYDSLWALAEAVERAWVKLPPRNDNKTETGTDNLLDVDKIESSEHGPVLLKEILKSKMMGISGEFQFKNGIRKSSSNAFEIVNVIGKGERRVGVWKESHRERNLLSTNDLEGILWPGGTTSTPKGTRSLMGINGTKLLRVGVPSTRSFKELVSVYYDHQSNETKFTGFCIDVFKAAIELLPYRVPYQFVESTPNHSAITARTYVDFFHNFNHLNYDAIVADTTIMSERSPYVDFTMPYTEIGVGMVVRNENKNMWIFLKPLSLDFWLTTASFFIIIGFIVWIFEHPINQEFQGSPSQQIGTVLWFSFSTLVFAHREKLLSNFSKFIVIVWVFVVLILTSSYTATLTSMMTIQQIQLKPDQNYVGYQFGSLISSQGGITNKLHSKGYKPYNSPEEYAKALSKGSKHGGVSAIIDEIPYIKIFLAKYPGEYSMIQYMPTSNGFGFVFRKGSSLVHDMSWAIEKLREEGELAKLEAIWFHSKPTYAYVEGSSNSPNALDLQNFGGLFLISGISLALALLLLLTFVLRQNRHVLKNYKFGNLLQYIGS, encoded by the exons ATGAAGATGGATATGGAGAGCAAAAGGAAAAACCTGACCATCCTCATATTTGcaatcttcttcttcaacctggTGGGTCAGAAGTTGTGTGGTGGAACTGAAAGAAGAAGGCAAACAGAGGTCCATGTGGGGGTAATTCTTGATATGGATTCAAAGCAAGGGAAGATTATACATAGCTGCGTATCCATGGCCATCTCTAATTTCTATTCTCTCCACAATAACTACGCCACAAAACTTGTTCTCCATACAAGGGATTCAAAAGGACAACTTCTTCAGCTTGTATCTTCTG CTCTCAACCTTTTGGATaaagtcaaggtagaagcaataATTGGCGCACAGACCATAATGGAAGCAAACTTTTTAGCAGAATTAGGAGAGAAAGCTGGAATCCCTACAATTTCTCTCTCAGAATTTTCCCCGCTACTCTCTAGAAAATATCCCTTTTTAGTTCAAAGTACACAAGATGAAACTTCTCAATTTAAAGGCATAGTTGCCTTAATTGAAGCTTTCAATTGGAGATATGTTATACTCATCTATGAGGACTCAGATTTTGGGAAAgacattttatcaaatataatttattcatttcatcagaataacataaatataatctaTAAAATGACAATTACCAACCCATGCACAGATGAGAAAATTATTGAAGAGCTCCATAAGCTTATGACATTCCAAAGTACAGTATTCATAGTTCATGTCTCACAGGGTCTCTTGGCTCAACTTGTtgtaaatgcaaaaaaaataggAATGATGAATAAAGGGTATGCTTGGCTTTTGACTGCAACTACTATGAACCTATTGCATTTTGTGGTTGACACTTCTGTAATTGAGTCAATGCAAGGAATAATTGGTTTCAAATCTTATATTCCAAAATCCAAGGATCTTTACAATCTTACTTCAACATTGAGAAGGAGAATTTATATTGAAGACCCTTTTATGGAAGTAATGGAGTTGAATGCAAATGGTATTTGGGCATATGATTCACTTTGGGCTTTAGCAGAAGCAGTTGAGAGGGCATGGGTTAAACTTCCTCCACGAAATGATAATAAGACTGAAACTGGAACTGATAACCTGCTTGATGTTGATAAAATTGAATCATCTGAACATGGTCCTGTACTGCTCAAAGAGATATTGAAAAGTAAAATGATGGGTATAAGTGGTGAGTTTCAATTCAAAAACGGGATAAGAAAGTCATCATCGAATGCTTTTGAAATAGTGAATGTGATAGGCAAAGGGGAGAGGAGAGTAGGAGTTTGGAAAGAATCCCATAGGGAAAGAAATTTACTATCTACTAATGATCTTGAAGGCATTTTATGGCCTGGAGGAACAACAAGTACGCCAAAAGGTACTCGTTCTTTGATGGGAATCAACGGGACAAAGCTTCTAAGAGTTGGTGTTCCTTCAACAAGAAGTTTTAAAGAATTGGTGAGTGTGTATTATGATCATCAATCAAATGAAACAAAATTCACTGGATTCTGTATAGATGTATTCAAGGCTGCCATCGAGCTTTTACCCTATCGAGTTCCTTATCAGTTTGTGGAATCAACTCCAAATCACAGTGCAATAACTGCAAGGACATACGTTGATTTCTTTCACAATTTCAATCATTTG AACTATGATGCTATTGTTGCGGATACAACTATCATGTCAGAAAGATCCCCATATGTTGATTTTACAATGCCATATACCGAAATTGGAGTTGGAATGGTGGTacgaaatgaaaacaaaaacatgtGGATTTTCTTGAAACCACTTTCACTAGATTTTTGGTTGACAACCGCTAGTTTCTTTATCATAATTGGTTTCATTGTCTGGATATTTGAGCATCCCATCAACCAAGAGTTCCAAGGCTCACCGTCTCAGCAAATTGGAACTGTACTGTGGTTTTCCTTTTCGACCCTTGTCTTTGCTCACA GGGAAAAGTTGTTAAGCAACTTCTCAAAGTTCATAGTGATCGTATGGGTGTTTGTAGTGTTAATATTGACTTCCAGTTACACTGCAACTTTAACTTCAATGATGACAATACaacaaattcaattaaaacCAGATCAGAATTATGTTGGATACCAGTTTGGTTCATTAATTTCTTCTCAAGGAGGAATTACCAATAAATTGCATTCCAAAGGGTACAAGCCATATAATTCACCTGAAGAATATGCCAAAGCTTTATCAAAAGGAAGTAAGCATGGTGGTGTTTCTGCAATTATTGATGAGATTCCTTACATCAAGATCTTCCTTGCCAAATATCCTGGAGAATACTCAATGATTCAGTATATGCCTACTTCCAATGGTTTTGGCTTT GTGTTTCGTAAAGGTTCATCTTTGGTTCATGACATGTCTTGGGCAATTGAAAAACTTCGAGAAGAAGGAGAGTTAGCAAAGTTGGAAGCTATTTGGTTTCACAGTAAACCAACTTATGCATATGTGGAAGGTTCTTCAAATAGTCCCAATGCTCTTGATCTCCAAAATTTTGGTGGTTTATTCCTCATTAGCGGGATATCATTAGCTTTGGCACTTCTCTTACTCTTAACTTTTGTGCTTAGACAAAACAGACATGTTTTGAAGAACTATAAGTTTGGAAATCTTTTACAATATATAGGATCGTAA
- the LOC125421931 gene encoding glutamate receptor 1.2 isoform X2, which yields MKMDMESKRKNLTILIFAIFFFNLVGQKLCGGTERRRQTEVHVGVILDMDSKQGKIIHSCVSMAISNFYSLHNNYATKLVLHTRDSKGQLLQLVSSALNLLDKVKVEAIIGAQTIMEANFLAELGEKAGIPTISLSEFSPLLSRKYPFLVQSTQDETSQFKGIVALIEAFNWRYVILIYEDSDFGKDILSNIIYSFHQNNINIIYKMTITNPCTDEKIIEELHKLMTFQSTVFIVHVSQGLLAQLVVNAKKIGMMNKGYAWLLTATTMNLLHFVVDTSVIESMQGIIGFKSYIPKSKDLYNLTSTLRRRIYIEDPFMEVMELNANGIWAYDSLWALAEAVERAWVKLPPRNDNKTETGTDNLLDVDKIESSEHGPVLLKEILKSKMMGISGEFQFKNGIRKSSSNAFEIVNVIGKGERRVGVWKESHRERNLLSTNDLEGILWPGGTTSTPKGTRSLMGINGTKLLRVGVPSTRSFKELVSVYYDHQSNETKFTGFCIDVFKAAIELLPYRVPYQFVESTPNHSAITARTYVDFFHNFNHLNYDAIVADTTIMSERSPYVDFTMPYTEIGVGMVVRNENKNMWIFLKPLSLDFWLTTASFFIIIGFIVWIFEHPINQEFQGSPSQQIGTVLWFSFSTLVFAHREKLLSNFSKFIVIVWVFVVLILTSSYTATLTSMMTIQQIQLKPDQNYVGYQFGSLISSQGGITNKLHSKGYKPYNSPEEYAKALSKGSKHGGVSAIIDEIPYIKIFLAKYPGEYSMIQYMPTSNGFGFVHLWFMTCLGQLKNFEKKES from the exons ATGAAGATGGATATGGAGAGCAAAAGGAAAAACCTGACCATCCTCATATTTGcaatcttcttcttcaacctggTGGGTCAGAAGTTGTGTGGTGGAACTGAAAGAAGAAGGCAAACAGAGGTCCATGTGGGGGTAATTCTTGATATGGATTCAAAGCAAGGGAAGATTATACATAGCTGCGTATCCATGGCCATCTCTAATTTCTATTCTCTCCACAATAACTACGCCACAAAACTTGTTCTCCATACAAGGGATTCAAAAGGACAACTTCTTCAGCTTGTATCTTCTG CTCTCAACCTTTTGGATaaagtcaaggtagaagcaataATTGGCGCACAGACCATAATGGAAGCAAACTTTTTAGCAGAATTAGGAGAGAAAGCTGGAATCCCTACAATTTCTCTCTCAGAATTTTCCCCGCTACTCTCTAGAAAATATCCCTTTTTAGTTCAAAGTACACAAGATGAAACTTCTCAATTTAAAGGCATAGTTGCCTTAATTGAAGCTTTCAATTGGAGATATGTTATACTCATCTATGAGGACTCAGATTTTGGGAAAgacattttatcaaatataatttattcatttcatcagaataacataaatataatctaTAAAATGACAATTACCAACCCATGCACAGATGAGAAAATTATTGAAGAGCTCCATAAGCTTATGACATTCCAAAGTACAGTATTCATAGTTCATGTCTCACAGGGTCTCTTGGCTCAACTTGTtgtaaatgcaaaaaaaataggAATGATGAATAAAGGGTATGCTTGGCTTTTGACTGCAACTACTATGAACCTATTGCATTTTGTGGTTGACACTTCTGTAATTGAGTCAATGCAAGGAATAATTGGTTTCAAATCTTATATTCCAAAATCCAAGGATCTTTACAATCTTACTTCAACATTGAGAAGGAGAATTTATATTGAAGACCCTTTTATGGAAGTAATGGAGTTGAATGCAAATGGTATTTGGGCATATGATTCACTTTGGGCTTTAGCAGAAGCAGTTGAGAGGGCATGGGTTAAACTTCCTCCACGAAATGATAATAAGACTGAAACTGGAACTGATAACCTGCTTGATGTTGATAAAATTGAATCATCTGAACATGGTCCTGTACTGCTCAAAGAGATATTGAAAAGTAAAATGATGGGTATAAGTGGTGAGTTTCAATTCAAAAACGGGATAAGAAAGTCATCATCGAATGCTTTTGAAATAGTGAATGTGATAGGCAAAGGGGAGAGGAGAGTAGGAGTTTGGAAAGAATCCCATAGGGAAAGAAATTTACTATCTACTAATGATCTTGAAGGCATTTTATGGCCTGGAGGAACAACAAGTACGCCAAAAGGTACTCGTTCTTTGATGGGAATCAACGGGACAAAGCTTCTAAGAGTTGGTGTTCCTTCAACAAGAAGTTTTAAAGAATTGGTGAGTGTGTATTATGATCATCAATCAAATGAAACAAAATTCACTGGATTCTGTATAGATGTATTCAAGGCTGCCATCGAGCTTTTACCCTATCGAGTTCCTTATCAGTTTGTGGAATCAACTCCAAATCACAGTGCAATAACTGCAAGGACATACGTTGATTTCTTTCACAATTTCAATCATTTG AACTATGATGCTATTGTTGCGGATACAACTATCATGTCAGAAAGATCCCCATATGTTGATTTTACAATGCCATATACCGAAATTGGAGTTGGAATGGTGGTacgaaatgaaaacaaaaacatgtGGATTTTCTTGAAACCACTTTCACTAGATTTTTGGTTGACAACCGCTAGTTTCTTTATCATAATTGGTTTCATTGTCTGGATATTTGAGCATCCCATCAACCAAGAGTTCCAAGGCTCACCGTCTCAGCAAATTGGAACTGTACTGTGGTTTTCCTTTTCGACCCTTGTCTTTGCTCACA GGGAAAAGTTGTTAAGCAACTTCTCAAAGTTCATAGTGATCGTATGGGTGTTTGTAGTGTTAATATTGACTTCCAGTTACACTGCAACTTTAACTTCAATGATGACAATACaacaaattcaattaaaacCAGATCAGAATTATGTTGGATACCAGTTTGGTTCATTAATTTCTTCTCAAGGAGGAATTACCAATAAATTGCATTCCAAAGGGTACAAGCCATATAATTCACCTGAAGAATATGCCAAAGCTTTATCAAAAGGAAGTAAGCATGGTGGTGTTTCTGCAATTATTGATGAGATTCCTTACATCAAGATCTTCCTTGCCAAATATCCTGGAGAATACTCAATGATTCAGTATATGCCTACTTCCAATGGTTTTGGCTTT GTTCATCTTTGGTTCATGACATGTCTTGGGCAATTGAAAAACTTCGAGAAGAAGGAGAGTTAG
- the LOC107406208 gene encoding squamosa promoter-binding protein 1 — MDLGKIERNRQRMVIGKEKVMVVKKEERDEEYEQVGCLEEDKKRKGVVGGGGGGSGRKGSGGGVGGLRCCQAEKCTADLTDAKQYHRRHKVCEIHAKAQVVVVGGLRQRFCQQCSRFHELSEFDETKRSCRRRLAGHNERRRKNSAESPAESSSHKGSSPQLKDIVCGKVDDRGRIQISIQENATYKHFQIR, encoded by the exons ATGGATTTGGGTAAAATTGAGAGGAATAGGCAGAGAATGGTGATAGGGAAGGAGAAAGTGATGGTGGTGAAGAAGGAAGAAAGAGATGAGGAATATGAGCAAGTTGGGTGCTTGGAGGAGGATAAGAAGAGAAAAGGAGTtgtaggtggtggtggtggtgggtctGGTAGGAAAGGCTCAGGAGGTGGTGTTGGGGGTTTGAGGTGTTGCCAAGCTGAGAAGTGTACTGCTGATCTGACTGATGCAAAGCAGTATCATAGGAGACATAAGGTTTGTGAGATTCATGCTAAGGCTCAAGTTGTGGTTGTGGGAGGTTTGAGGCAAAGGTTTTGCCAGCAATGCAGCAG ATTTCATGAGCTATCAGAATTTGATGAAACCAAACGGAGTTGTCGCAGGCGTTTGGCAGGACACAATGAACGGCGAAGAAAGAATTCAGCAGAGTCTCCTGCGGAAAGCTCAAGCCACAAGGGTTCAAGTCCTCAGTTGAAAGATATTGTTTGTGGGAAGGTTGATGATAGGGGGAGAATTCAGATATCCATCCAAGAAAATGCCACTTACAAGCATTTCCAGATCAGATAA